In Fastidiosipila sp., the genomic window TTGTCTCGCAAAACAGGCGGAGCAGCTATGAAACGTAAGGGACTTTTCCTTTTTTTGATATTTTTCCTTTGTTCCCTGATAGCCGCCTGCACCGGGCCGGGGAAGGAGGACAAGGGACCCCAAAAATATGAAGCCGAATTCGTCGGCCTTTTCGATACCCTGACCCGGGTCATGGGCTACGCCGACAGCCAGGATGCATTCAAGTCGACCGTCCAGGCCTTGAAGGACGATCTTGAAGTCTACCACCAGCTTTATGACATTTATCATGCCTACCCCGGCCGGGTCAACATCAGGACCCTGAATGAGAAAGCCGGCCAGGGCCCGGTCGAGGTTGATCCGAAAATCATCGGCCTGCTCCTGTTTTCCAGGGAGGCTTATGACCAAACGGACGGCCGTGTCAACATCGCCTTGGGCGCGGTGACCGGGATCTGGCACCGCTACCGCCAGGAGGGCATCGATGATCCCCAGGCAGCCCGGCTGCCCGGCAGGGATCTCCTGGAGGAGGCGGCGCGGCATAGCTCCATTGATGACCTGATCATTGATCAGGTCCGCTCCACGGTGGAACTGAAAGATCCCCGGATGAGCCTGGATGTGGGGGCGGTGGCCAAGGGCTATGCGGTGGAGCAGGCAGCCCTGGCGGCTGAGGCCCGCGGCGTCAAGCACCTTCTGATCTCCGTCGGCGGCAACGTTCGGGCCATCGGAGCCCGCAATGACCGGGGCGAACCCTGGCGGGTCGGCATCGAGAATCCCGATTATGCCGTGGATGATTACCTGGCCATCGTCAAGGCCGATTCCCTGTCTGTGGTAACAAGCGGCGTCTACGAGCGCTTTTACCTGGTGGATGGTAAATCCTACCATCACATCATTGACCCTGATACCCTTTTCCCGGAAAACAGGTACCTGTCTGTCTCCGTCATCACCCCGGATTCCGGCCTGGCCGACGTCCTTTCGACAGCCCTTTTCAACCTGGATTTGGAGGAAGGGAAAAAACTGATCGAGAGTCTGGACCGGACCGAAGCGCTCTGGTGCATGCCGGACGGCAGCCTGATCGAAAGCAGCGGATTTTCAGCCTTTATAGAAGAATAAGTTAGCTGGCTTCTTCCTTATGCTGCGGCAGGGGAAGTGCTGTCAGATTGCGGATAACCGGACCCGCGGCAGCACCGGTCAGGACTCCTGTCAGCAGGCCCGTGATCAGCAGGGGCGGCAAATAGGTCACAAGGAGCAGGGGTTCTGCCAGAACCAGGCTTGCGACACCTACCTGGCCGATATTGTGGGCCGCGGCCCCGGCCATGCTCATGCCGATGACCGAAAGCGACCTGCCCTCCAGAAAACTCAGAAGCCACATGACCACAAGGGCCAGCAGGCCTCCTCCCAAGGAAAAAAGCATGGTGGTAATCCCTGTGATGGCGCTCATAATCATGATCCGAACCAGCAGGATGGCAAGGGCGTCTGTCACATGCAGCCGCATCAGGGCAACCAGGGTGACGATGTTGGCCAGACCCAGCTTCAAACCGGGAACCGGGACGATCAATTCCAGCGGAATCCAACGTTCAACCAGGGCCAGGACCAGGGCCAGGGATACCAACATGGCATCCAGGGTCAGGCGGCGCAGCCGCCTCCGTTGTGCCCCCTTGGTCTTCACCGGATCACCACATCAACATCGTCGCCGTCAGCCTGCGGGCCGCCCACTGCTTTCAGGATGACACCCCCGGGCACACAGGCGGCGATTGACCCTCTTTTCCCCACCCAGCCGGACTGGACACAGACCTTGTCGGGGCAGTCCGCCTCGGCAAAGCGGATCTTCCCCCCGCCCCATTCCAGCCGGTAGTGAAAACCGCCGAGCGAAATCTCTTCCTCCCCGTTTTTTTGTAAATCACCGGCCCCCCAGGTCCGGACCAGCCGGCCCTCTTGGGTCAGGACCACTGCACCGGCCTCCGGCCGGCCGGAAAAGACTGGCAAGATGAAAAGTCCGGCAGCCACAAGCAGAATGGCAGCCGCGACTACCAGATCCCCCCAGCGAAAAGCGTGGTACCAGCGCGGGTGATGTCGGGTCATGCAACTCCTTGAATCAGTCTTTACTCCCGCCATTATAACCAATTTCAGGCAGGCAATCGGCTATAATCAGCTGAAGGAGATTTTGTGTTTCATCTGATTTCTTTTCTGACAGGCGCCCTGCTGTCCGTCATGATCCTGATCAACGGCCGTTTAACCGAGCGGATCGGCTTGTATCAGGCAACGGCCGTCATTCATCTGGCAGGGGTCCTCTTCTCCTTATTTGCCTCCTGGCTCCGAAAAGAGAAACCGCTCCCGCGCTCGCGGTCACCATGGTGGTTTTACCTGGGCGGCGTCATCGGTGTTTACACCGCTCTGGCCAACAACTTTGCCTTTGGCAAAATCACCCTGACCAGTATCGTGGCCCTGGGCCTGCTCGGCCAGACCATGGCCTCGCTCGTTATCGACACGACAGGCTGGCTGGGAATGACCCGGCGGCCCTTTCGCAAATCGACCCTGATCGGCCTTGTCTTTTGTTTCGCCGGCATCGGGATCATGCTGGACCACTCCGTCCTGGAAGCTGTTTTGGCCGTCTGGATGTCTTTCGGCACCGGGATCTCCATCGTCATCTCCCGATCCATCAACGCCCGCCTGGCAGAACGGATCGGTCCGCTTCCCGGATCCTTTGTCAACCACCTGACAGGACTTCCAGTCGCTTACGCCCTGGTTCTTCTGACCGCAAAAAACCAGCCGCCTGTCTCTTATCCGGGAGGCCCGCAATCCTGGGTATATCTGGGAGGGGTGCTGGGTGTTGTTGCCGTCATGCTCTTCAATATCCTGGTCCCCAGAATTTCGCAGTTTCACCTGACGGTTCTGTCTTTCGTGGGGCAGGTTTTCACCGGCTTTTTCATTGATCTTTTCGTGGGCGGCTTTGCAGCCGATGCCTCCTTCTGGGGTGGCCTCCTGATTGCGGCCGGAATTGCCCTCAATCTGGGTCTCGAATACAAAGCCTCCCGTAAAGCGGGGCCGTCCCCCTCTAGTTGAGGGTTACGATCAGCTCCCTGTAGAAGGACATCATTTTGCCCAGCTTATCAATGGCCAGATGCTCGTCCGTCCCGTGCATCAGGGCCAGCTCCGCCTCCGACAGGCGGAGAGGCTGGAAGCGGTAAACATTGTCCGCCAGGTCTTCGTAATAGCGGCTGTCGGTCCCCCCCGCCATCAGATAAGGGATAACAACTGCGTCGGGGAACACCCGGCCGATGACCCCGACCAGATGGCTGTAGGCAGCTGAGTCGACCGATGCCGCCCTGGAGGGTTCCTCGACTGCGATGGGCCGCACCTGGCACGGCACACCCGTTGTCTTTTCCAGGTGTTGCAACACGTCAGCCGTTGTCTCACCCTGCAAAACCCGGAGATTGGCCGTGCAAACCGCTTCTTTGGGAAGCACATTGGGGGCGGAGCCGCTGGAGCTCATGGTAAAGGCAAAAGTGGAGCGCAGGAGCGCAGCTGTCTGCTTGTTTTTCAGAAGGATGCCCTTGAGAAGAGGGAAAAAGAACCTGGGTTTTTTCAGGATCCAGCCCTGGATGCCCGGCATGTAGGGCGCAATACTTTTGAGCATCTTTTCAACGGTCTCTGTCAGCCGGGCCGGCATGGGATGACGTTCCGCCTTATAGATGAACTCCGCCATGTAGCCCAGGCTGGTGTGGGCTGGAGGGGTGGAGGAGTGCCCTTCCTCGCCGGTGAAAACAAACTCATAGCTGGCGCTGGCTTTCTCTGCCAGGCCAATGACAGCAACCGGTTCCTTGATGCCGATCATGGATCCGTCTGAGACGGCGCCCCCCTCATCGAGGACACATTCAAAGCAGATTCCTTTTTCTTCAAACCAGCTGACGATCTTCTGGGCACCGTGGCGTCCGTTGACCTCTTCGTCAAAACCCAGCGCCAGCCACAGGTCACGCGGCGGCTGGAAACCTTCCTCCAGCAGCAGCTCAAAAGTTTCCATCAGGCCGATGACCGAACTCTTGTCGTCGATTGATCCGCGGCCCCAGACCCTGCCGTCGGCGATCACGCCCGAAAAAGGCCCCTCGTGGGTCCATCCCTCCTCAAGGGCCGGGACAACGTCATAGTGGGCCAGAAAAAGTATGGGCTGCCGGCTGCTGTCCTTGCCGGGCCAGCGGTAAACCGGGCTGTAGCCGTTGATCAGGGTGCGCTCCAGTTTCTGGTGCAACAGGGGGTAGGTTTTTTCAAGGAAACTTAGAAAAGACGAGAATACATCCAGATCCATCTCATCCAGGCTGAAATGTGAAACGGTCGGAAAGCGCACGGCTTGCGCCAGACGCTCCGCCGCCTGTTCAATTCTTTTTTCCATGTGATTGCTCCTTATCCATTTGGATGGGTCAAAGTCCGATGAAATAGCCCAGATAGAGCCAGGCCAGACTGAGCAGGGCCAGACCCAGCTGCAGTAAAATTTCCCAGCGGAACCACTTGGTGTAGCCAACAGGGGAAAATCCCAGGCCAATCATCAGGGCCGCATTGGTCGGGTAGAGCAGATTTGAAAAGCCGTCGCCGAAGATGAAGGCCTGGACAGCCAGCTGCCGTGACAGGCCGGTCACATCAACGATGGGCAAGAGGATAGGCAGAACCAGGAAGGCCTTGGCTGAGCCCGATCCGATAAAGAAATTGAGAGCCAGGATAAGCAGCCAGACCCAGACAATGGCCATGACAGGACTCATTCCCCCAAGTTCGCTGACAGCGGCAAAGAGAATGGTATCCATGACACCGCCCCGGACAACAATCTGTTTGATGCTCATCGCCATCAGGATCAGGGCGATGGCCGGCGCCACTCCCAGAAGTCCGGCCAGCAGCGCCCTCCCCATTTCCTTGACCGGCATGATCCGGGCGGCCAGGACGCTGATCACTGATCCGGCCAGAAAAAGAACCGCAATCAGCGGGAAACTGATATCTGACAGGAAGCTGATGAAAAATGAGGCGACCAGGACAGCAGCGATCAGGAGAAGGAAGACCGAAAAGATCTTCAGGGCCCGGTTGACTCCTTCCGGGTATGTCAAGTTTTCTTCCGCTTTCAGTTGCCCGTCTTCACGGTAAACAAGGGACCGGGCAGGATCCTTCTCGATGCGTTTGGCGTACCACCTAAGGAATAACTGGACCAGAAGGAAGGAGGTGACAAAAATGGCAATCCGGAAGGGGGTAGCCGAATAAAGGGGCAAGCCGGCAAGTTTTTGTGCCACGCCCAGGGTGAAGGGGTTGAAGACGGCCGCCCCGAAGCCAATCCCGGCGGAAAGGAGGCTCATGCCCAAGCCAATCAGGGAGTCCCAGCCCATTTTTCTGGCCAGGATCAAACAGAAGGGAACCAGGACAATCAGTTCTTCAAAAACACCGAAACAGGCCCCGAACAGCATAAAGAACAGGCTGACAGCAGACAGGAGCATGTATTTCCTTGAGGCGTAGCGGGTCATCAGCCGATCCATCAGCCGCTCTACCATGCCGCCCCGTAAAAGGAGGGTGAAACTTGCCCCCAAAAAAAGAAGAAAAATCAAAATGACCCAGACCACTTCGGCACCGGGGCCAATCAGGACCTCAAAAGGAGCAGTCAACCAGAGATAAGGCGGATAAAAGGGTTTATCCGTGTAGCGGAAAGATCCCTCCACAATCATCTCCCGCCCGTCAAGCACCATCCGGTCGTAGGAGCCCGCGGGGAGAATCAGGGTGAGCAGACCCGCCACGATCATGAGGACAAGCAGGGTGCCCAGCGAGATCAGATAGGAACGCTTTCCGATACGGAGTGACTGACGATTCATGACTGACCTCCTGCCAACCGCCTCCTAATCGCGGCCCGTGGCTCGTTTGTAGAGCAATAAAACCCAAAAGGCGATGATGGAGGCCAAAATCGCAATCCCCGTCAGGAGAAGGAACAAGCTGAGATCGCCACCCGCGGCAAGAGCCGCCAGCAAAACCACAAGAACCATGGACAAAAGAACAATCAGCAGTTTGCCAAACGCGGACGACAGGAAGCGTTTGAAAAATCTCAGTTCATCGGGAGTGAATCCCTGTTTCCTGCCCTTGCCTGCTGATTTCTTTTTCCCGGCCATGACCTGTCCCCCATCTTTCTCATGATACTATGACTTTGGCTTTCATTAAAGAAAGATCAAAGACTCAATGGATGGAATTACTGCACAAGCCATGGCACCCGAACTCGACAGGCTGCTGTCGGGCTCCCTTGTTGACCGGATTTCCATGAGCGACCGCAACACCCTCCACCTGGCCCTTTTCACAGTCAGAAAAAGCAAATTCAACCTGACCCTCAGCGCGGCCGCCGCCCGGCCCACCCTCATCCTTTCAACCGATTCCTCACCGCAAGGATTGAATCCGCCCCCATCCTTTGCCATGTTTCTGCGCAAGCACCTGCGGAGGGCGAGAATCGATTCCATCACCACCCCGCCCTGGGAGCGCATCTTCAACGTCAACTTTTCGGCTCTCGACGAACTGGGTGATCCCGTCAATCTGCGGCTCATTTTCGAATGCATGCCCCGAACGGCCAATCTGGTACTGGTGAACAGCCAGGACGTGATCCTGGCAGTCCTGCGCCCTGTTGATCACAGTGTCAACCGTTTCAGGGAAATGCTTCCCGCCCATCCCTACATCCCCCCGCCTGTCCAGGACAGGCTGAATCCCACTGAATGTGCCAGTCTGGAAACAGACAGCCTGCTGGGGGAATTGACGGACAGTCAACTGTCCGGCCGGGCCCTGGCAGGCCGGGTAGCAGGATTTTCACCCATCCTGGGCCAGGAAGTGATCTCAAGGGCAGGCCCGGGCGCATCCCGTGAACAAGTGGCTGAAGCCCTTCGCATCCTCTGCCTTGAAATCGCCGCAGGCCATTATTGCCCCGCCGTCTATTACGACGGGCCCTGGGGAAACCCCCTTGCAGCCCATGCAGTCAGGCTCTCCCATCTTCCCGTCCAGGTCCTTTATGACGACACCTACAAGGCTGTGGCAGACTACAGCCAGGCAGTTGCCGCCATCGACCGCTTCCGCCAAAGGCAACAGGCCATCACCAAAACCATGGAGGCGCATCTCAAGCGCACGCAGAAAAAGAGACAGCTCCACGAAGCCGATGTGGCAACCGGAAAAGAGGCCGCAAGCGACCGTCTCATGGGAGAACTGATCCTTGCCTGGATCCACACCATCCCCCCCGGCACCCAGGGTCTGACCCTGGACAACTACCGGGATCCGGGGAAGCAGGTATACTGTCCCCTGAATCCCCGCCTGTCGCCCGCTGAAAACGCCAACCTCTATTTTAGGAAAGCCAAGCGGAAAGAACGTAAACTCGGGTCGGCCCGGCGTTTTCTCCAGGAAGACCTGGACGAACTGGCCTGGCTGGAATCCCTCCTGGCAGCTGCGGGCTATGCAGAAACCGGGGAGGATCTCCTGGCAGTCGAGCGCGAATACCATCAGCGTTCGGCAGCAGAGAAAACCAGCATCAGTGAAGCGCCACCGGCAGCTGGTATGCCCGGCAAACCAGCATCAAAAAAGAGACGGCAGCAACCGGGCGGACCAGCCGGCAGGAAAACCAAAAAGACCTTGGAAAAGCAAGAAAGCCTGCCCGGTCCCCGGCTCTTTCGATCCGCTGACGGTTTTCTCATTGCCAGCGGCCGCAACAACCTGCAAAACGATCAGCTCCTCAGGAAAGCCGGGCGCGATGATCTATGGTTTCACGTCAAAAACTTTGCCGGCTCACACGTCATCCTGTCAAAAGACGGCCGCCCATTGACTCCTCTGGCCATCGAAGAGGCCGCGGCTGTGGCCGCCTGGTATTCAGGAGCAGGGAGAGGAGGGGGTGCTGTGGAAGTCGACTATTGTCCCGTCCGGCAGGTCAAAAAGATCCCCGGCACCCGACCCGGCAAGGTCACCTACAGCGACTACAAGACCCTTTACATCAAACCGGCTGACCCCTCACACCTGAAAATCACCTGACCCGTTTAAGGGATCAAGCTTTGATGATCCTTCAGGATGGATTCGAGGTAGGTGGATTTCTCCAGTGAGACCACACAGCCACAGTATTTTTGCCTGTAAAGACCCAGGTCACGCGCCAGGGCCTGGCCCTTGCGGTACCCATCCCGCCAGTCACAGGCAAGGAAGGTCATTCCGTGGCTGGCAGAAGCACGACGGCCCTCCTGCAGCATCTGTTCCCGATTCTGATAGGGGCTGACCAGCAGAGTCGAACTGATGGCATCAAATCCCCGCGCTGCCGCCTCTTTCGCAAGCCCCGAGAATCTCACCCGATAGCAGTATCGGCAACGTTCCTGCCCGTCATTGGCCCGTTTTTGCCATTCCCCGGGCAGGGAGCAGCCCTGAGTGATCAGGGGAACCCCATAATGATCCGCCACTTTGAGCGCATTGTCCAAACGGCGCTCCCATTCAAGCTGCGGATGAATGTTGGGATTATAAAATAAAAGGGATACATCAGCGCCTCTTTCCAAAAGGCGCTCAAGCGGCCACATGGCGCAGGGACCGCAGCAGGCGTGAAGCAGGAGCTTTTTGAAATCAGGGACGTCAGTCATCTGCCAGGGCTCCGTCTCTTTGTCCGGACTCCATGATTTCCTGCAATGAAACCTGTCCGGCATCGCCCAAATTTCTGGCATTCCGTTCGACGTAAGGGAGACCCAGATGATCGAAACCGCCCCGGGTCAAAATCCTGCCGCGCGGTGTTTTCGCGATGAAACCAATTTGCATCAGGTAGGGCTCGTAGATGTCCTCAATGGTCACTGCGTCCTCTCCCGTTGATGCCGCCAGAGTATCCAGGCCGACCGGTCCTCCGTCATACATTTCGGCCATGACCCGCATGATCAGCCGGTCATTTCCGTCCAGGCCGATGGAGTCGATCTCCAGCGCTGACAGACCCATTTCACAGATGGCCCGGTTGACGACGTTGTCACCCCTGACCTGAGCATAGTCGCGCATGCGGCGCAAGAGCCGGATGGCGACACGCGGAGTTCCGCGGCAGCGGCCGGACAGCTCACGCAGACCATGATCGTCAATGCCCACTCCGAGCAGGGCGGCGTAGCGGTTGAGAATTTGTGAAATCTCGGAAGGCTGGTAGAGGTCGAGGCGTTGGATCAGGCCAAAGCGGTCGCGCAACGGCGACGTGAGCAGTCCCGCCCTTGTCGTCGCCCCGATCAGGGTAAAGCGGGGCAGGTCCAGCCTGATGGAACGGGCGGATGGCCCTTTGCCGATCAGGATGTCAAGGGCGTAGTCTTCCATAGCGGGGTAAAGGATTTCCTCCACCGTCCGGTTCAGCCGATGGATTTCATCGATGAAAAGAACATCGTGTTCCTGGAGATTGGTCAGAATGGCCGCCAGGTCGCCCTGGCGTTCGATGGCAGGCCCCGAGGTGATGCGCATCTCAACCCCGAGTTCATGGGCGATGATACCCGCCAGGGTTGTCTTTCCCAGGCCGGGAGGGCCGTAAAGCAGGATGTGGTCCAGAGACTCCCCGCGCGCTTTCGCAGCCTCAATGGCGATGCCGAGATTGGCCTTGACCTTTTCCTGGCCGAAGTATTCGCCCCATCGGCGCGGCCTGAGCTGCGGCTCATCTGTTTCATCGCTCAGCGCTTTCCGTGATAAAACGCGCTCTTCCTCAAAACAGCCGTCATCATCTTCCCTCATGGTGCTTTGGAATTCAAACATGGCCCGAACCTGCTTTCCCTTTCAGGATACCAAAGAAGAGGGCGGGACCGCTAGACCGCGGCCATCCGGGACAGGGCACGGCGCAGGAGGCTTTCAACCGTGTCGGATTCATCATGGCCCGCCCGCCGGACGGCATCCAGGGCTTCTGCATTGCTATAGCCCAGCACCATCAGGGCAGCCACTGTCTCGCCGGCAATCCCTCCTGCCTGAGAGGCGGGGGGCGCACCCGGAAGCTGCCTCGTTTCGGAAATTTCCACCCCCGTTTTTTTCAGTTTATCGGTCAATTCCAGAATCATTCGCGCCGCGCCTTTTTTCCCGATCCCCTTGACACGGGTCAGGCGGTCGGCGTCGCCCTGCAGAATGGCCAGGGCAAAAGCATCCGGGCTCAGGGTGCCTACCACTTGTAAAGCCAGTTTGGGGCCGACACCGCTGACCGTCTGAACCAGGATAAACAAATTCTTCTCTTCCTCATTGAAGAATCCAAACAGGCCCATCTCATTCTCGCGGACATGGAGATGGGTGTGGAGAGTCACTGTCTGGCCTGCCGGGGGCAGTGAAGCGATCAGGCCGGGCGCCATTTCTATCTGAAAACCGATCCCCCCCTGCTCAAGGATGATGAATTCCTCCGCTTTTTTGACAATCCGGCCTGTAATGCTGGCAATCATGGTGTACTCCCTGTTACTGGTATCCGCCGACCGCCAGGCTGCTGTCCCGGTTACCCGAGTGCGCGTGGCAGATGGCGACGGCAAGCGCGTCGGCCGCATCGTCCGGTCTTGGCATCTTTCTTAAGCCAAGCAGAACCCGGACCATCTCCTGGATCTGCTTCTTTTCTGCCCTGCCATAACCGGTCACTGCCACCTTGACCTGGATCGGCGTGTATTCATAGACGGGAAGGCCGGCACGTGCCGCCGCGACAACGGCAACTCCCCGCGCCTGGGCTGTTCCCATGGCAGTCGTTGTATTGCGGCTGAAAAACAATTCCTCAACAGCGAAACAATCGGGCCTGTGGCGGTCACTCAGCTCAGCCAATGCCTGGTCGATGGCCAGCAGTCTCTCAGGGAAGGAGGTGTGGGCGTCAGTTTTGATGACA contains:
- a CDS encoding Gx transporter family protein, yielding MLVSLALVLALVERWIPLELIVPVPGLKLGLANIVTLVALMRLHVTDALAILLVRIMIMSAITGITTMLFSLGGGLLALVVMWLLSFLEGRSLSVIGMSMAGAAAHNIGQVGVASLVLAEPLLLVTYLPPLLITGLLTGVLTGAAAGPVIRNLTALPLPQHKEEAS
- a CDS encoding FAD:protein FMN transferase, translating into MKRKGLFLFLIFFLCSLIAACTGPGKEDKGPQKYEAEFVGLFDTLTRVMGYADSQDAFKSTVQALKDDLEVYHQLYDIYHAYPGRVNIRTLNEKAGQGPVEVDPKIIGLLLFSREAYDQTDGRVNIALGAVTGIWHRYRQEGIDDPQAARLPGRDLLEEAARHSSIDDLIIDQVRSTVELKDPRMSLDVGAVAKGYAVEQAALAAEARGVKHLLISVGGNVRAIGARNDRGEPWRVGIENPDYAVDDYLAIVKADSLSVVTSGVYERFYLVDGKSYHHIIDPDTLFPENRYLSVSVITPDSGLADVLSTALFNLDLEEGKKLIESLDRTEALWCMPDGSLIESSGFSAFIEE
- a CDS encoding M20/M25/M40 family metallo-hydrolase; the encoded protein is MEKRIEQAAERLAQAVRFPTVSHFSLDEMDLDVFSSFLSFLEKTYPLLHQKLERTLINGYSPVYRWPGKDSSRQPILFLAHYDVVPALEEGWTHEGPFSGVIADGRVWGRGSIDDKSSVIGLMETFELLLEEGFQPPRDLWLALGFDEEVNGRHGAQKIVSWFEEKGICFECVLDEGGAVSDGSMIGIKEPVAVIGLAEKASASYEFVFTGEEGHSSTPPAHTSLGYMAEFIYKAERHPMPARLTETVEKMLKSIAPYMPGIQGWILKKPRFFFPLLKGILLKNKQTAALLRSTFAFTMSSSGSAPNVLPKEAVCTANLRVLQGETTADVLQHLEKTTGVPCQVRPIAVEEPSRAASVDSAAYSHLVGVIGRVFPDAVVIPYLMAGGTDSRYYEDLADNVYRFQPLRLSEAELALMHGTDEHLAIDKLGKMMSFYRELIVTLN
- a CDS encoding DMT family transporter, with amino-acid sequence MFHLISFLTGALLSVMILINGRLTERIGLYQATAVIHLAGVLFSLFASWLRKEKPLPRSRSPWWFYLGGVIGVYTALANNFAFGKITLTSIVALGLLGQTMASLVIDTTGWLGMTRRPFRKSTLIGLVFCFAGIGIMLDHSVLEAVLAVWMSFGTGISIVISRSINARLAERIGPLPGSFVNHLTGLPVAYALVLLTAKNQPPVSYPGGPQSWVYLGGVLGVVAVMLFNILVPRISQFHLTVLSFVGQVFTGFFIDLFVGGFAADASFWGGLLIAAGIALNLGLEYKASRKAGPSPSS
- a CDS encoding epoxyqueuosine reductase QueH; this encodes MTDVPDFKKLLLHACCGPCAMWPLERLLERGADVSLLFYNPNIHPQLEWERRLDNALKVADHYGVPLITQGCSLPGEWQKRANDGQERCRYCYRVRFSGLAKEAAARGFDAISSTLLVSPYQNREQMLQEGRRASASHGMTFLACDWRDGYRKGQALARDLGLYRQKYCGCVVSLEKSTYLESILKDHQSLIP
- a CDS encoding fibronectin/fibrinogen-binding protein, with product MDGITAQAMAPELDRLLSGSLVDRISMSDRNTLHLALFTVRKSKFNLTLSAAAARPTLILSTDSSPQGLNPPPSFAMFLRKHLRRARIDSITTPPWERIFNVNFSALDELGDPVNLRLIFECMPRTANLVLVNSQDVILAVLRPVDHSVNRFREMLPAHPYIPPPVQDRLNPTECASLETDSLLGELTDSQLSGRALAGRVAGFSPILGQEVISRAGPGASREQVAEALRILCLEIAAGHYCPAVYYDGPWGNPLAAHAVRLSHLPVQVLYDDTYKAVADYSQAVAAIDRFRQRQQAITKTMEAHLKRTQKKRQLHEADVATGKEAASDRLMGELILAWIHTIPPGTQGLTLDNYRDPGKQVYCPLNPRLSPAENANLYFRKAKRKERKLGSARRFLQEDLDELAWLESLLAAAGYAETGEDLLAVEREYHQRSAAEKTSISEAPPAAGMPGKPASKKRRQQPGGPAGRKTKKTLEKQESLPGPRLFRSADGFLIASGRNNLQNDQLLRKAGRDDLWFHVKNFAGSHVILSKDGRPLTPLAIEEAAAVAAWYSGAGRGGGAVEVDYCPVRQVKKIPGTRPGKVTYSDYKTLYIKPADPSHLKIT
- the ruvB gene encoding Holliday junction branch migration DNA helicase RuvB; this encodes MREDDDGCFEEERVLSRKALSDETDEPQLRPRRWGEYFGQEKVKANLGIAIEAAKARGESLDHILLYGPPGLGKTTLAGIIAHELGVEMRITSGPAIERQGDLAAILTNLQEHDVLFIDEIHRLNRTVEEILYPAMEDYALDILIGKGPSARSIRLDLPRFTLIGATTRAGLLTSPLRDRFGLIQRLDLYQPSEISQILNRYAALLGVGIDDHGLRELSGRCRGTPRVAIRLLRRMRDYAQVRGDNVVNRAICEMGLSALEIDSIGLDGNDRLIMRVMAEMYDGGPVGLDTLAASTGEDAVTIEDIYEPYLMQIGFIAKTPRGRILTRGGFDHLGLPYVERNARNLGDAGQVSLQEIMESGQRDGALADD
- a CDS encoding YfcC family protein, producing the protein MNRQSLRIGKRSYLISLGTLLVLMIVAGLLTLILPAGSYDRMVLDGREMIVEGSFRYTDKPFYPPYLWLTAPFEVLIGPGAEVVWVILIFLLFLGASFTLLLRGGMVERLMDRLMTRYASRKYMLLSAVSLFFMLFGACFGVFEELIVLVPFCLILARKMGWDSLIGLGMSLLSAGIGFGAAVFNPFTLGVAQKLAGLPLYSATPFRIAIFVTSFLLVQLFLRWYAKRIEKDPARSLVYREDGQLKAEENLTYPEGVNRALKIFSVFLLLIAAVLVASFFISFLSDISFPLIAVLFLAGSVISVLAARIMPVKEMGRALLAGLLGVAPAIALILMAMSIKQIVVRGGVMDTILFAAVSELGGMSPVMAIVWVWLLILALNFFIGSGSAKAFLVLPILLPIVDVTGLSRQLAVQAFIFGDGFSNLLYPTNAALMIGLGFSPVGYTKWFRWEILLQLGLALLSLAWLYLGYFIGL
- the ruvA gene encoding Holliday junction branch migration protein RuvA translates to MIASITGRIVKKAEEFIILEQGGIGFQIEMAPGLIASLPPAGQTVTLHTHLHVRENEMGLFGFFNEEEKNLFILVQTVSGVGPKLALQVVGTLSPDAFALAILQGDADRLTRVKGIGKKGAARMILELTDKLKKTGVEISETRQLPGAPPASQAGGIAGETVAALMVLGYSNAEALDAVRRAGHDESDTVESLLRRALSRMAAV
- the ruvC gene encoding crossover junction endodeoxyribonuclease RuvC → MIILGIDPGYAITGFGVILCENKRLRALDYGVIKTDAHTSFPERLLAIDQALAELSDRHRPDCFAVEELFFSRNTTTAMGTAQARGVAVVAAARAGLPVYEYTPIQVKVAVTGYGRAEKKQIQEMVRVLLGLRKMPRPDDAADALAVAICHAHSGNRDSSLAVGGYQ